The genomic interval ATGACTAACTCGACCAAACCGGCCTGGGCTGGTGATGATCTGCTGTCCCGGTTTGTCAACATCCTGATCCAGACTAAGCCCATCTATGCTGTGCTGAAGCAGCAGGCAAGACAGGTGTTAATTAAAACGGCAGAGAAAAATGGTGTGCTCTGGCGGAAAAATATTGAAGAATTGGAAGCGTCTGGGATTCGATCGCAATTACAGCAAATTACCAATCCAGATATTACCTACCCTGACTATTATCAATTGCCCTTCCATGCTTATGACCAGGGCAACCTGTGCTGGCAGGCAGCGTTTGAAGCAGAACCAGCCACCTATGCTATGGGGTTAAGGGTCTGGAAAGATAAACCCTTGACCTGGCAGGAGGCTCAGGTACGGCTCCGGGGAAGTTTTCACCAAGTTCTGGCAGCGCATGGCCCTCAAACTGTACAGGACATTTTGGACATCGGTTGCTCCGTTGGCATCTCTACGTTAGCGTTGCACCGCTACTTTCAAGAACTTCAAAATAGACCGATTCAGACTGTTGGGTTGGATCTGTCGCCCTATATGCTGGCCGTTGCCCAGATGCGGGATGTTAACCAGGAGATTAAATGGCGACATGGCAAGGGAGAGGAAACCGGGTTGCCTGACTCCTCCTTTGATCTGATAACCCTACAATTTGTGATTCACGAATTACCTCGTTACGCGACAGAAGCTATCTTTCGGGAAGCACTGCGGCTGCTACGCCCCGGTGGGTATCTGGCGATCGTGGACAATAACCCGAAATCTCCTGTCATTCAAAACCTTCCACCCGTG from Kovacikia minuta CCNUW1 carries:
- a CDS encoding class I SAM-dependent methyltransferase, producing MTNSTKPAWAGDDLLSRFVNILIQTKPIYAVLKQQARQVLIKTAEKNGVLWRKNIEELEASGIRSQLQQITNPDITYPDYYQLPFHAYDQGNLCWQAAFEAEPATYAMGLRVWKDKPLTWQEAQVRLRGSFHQVLAAHGPQTVQDILDIGCSVGISTLALHRYFQELQNRPIQTVGLDLSPYMLAVAQMRDVNQEIKWRHGKGEETGLPDSSFDLITLQFVIHELPRYATEAIFREALRLLRPGGYLAIVDNNPKSPVIQNLPPVLFTLMKSTEPWSDDYYTFDVEAAMQRIGFELVITTASDPRHRTILARKQSAKGS